In Armatimonadota bacterium, the following proteins share a genomic window:
- the hisA gene encoding 1-(5-phosphoribosyl)-5-[(5-phosphoribosylamino) methylideneamino] imidazole-4-carboxamide isomerase, producing MDLYPAIDLRGGRCVRLLQGQFDAETVYSDDPVQTALRWQSEGARWLHIVDLDGARTGKPQQLHILENIVDAVRVPIQFGGGIRAEHHLFKALEAGATRVVLGSVVITSPEFAERVFREWGERVVLGVDVRDDKVAIHGWQEQTKVDALELIQRMAELGARRVIVTDISRDGTLQGPNLQLLKRLVQEAGIPVIASGGVSSLDDLLALKETGVEGVIIGKALYTGSINLRDAMEKVG from the coding sequence GTGGATCTCTATCCAGCCATAGACCTTCGCGGCGGGCGCTGCGTGCGCCTGTTACAGGGACAATTTGACGCCGAGACGGTGTACAGCGACGACCCGGTGCAGACCGCTCTGCGCTGGCAGTCGGAAGGAGCACGGTGGCTGCACATAGTGGACCTGGACGGCGCACGCACCGGCAAGCCGCAGCAGCTGCACATACTGGAGAACATCGTGGACGCTGTGCGTGTCCCCATACAGTTCGGAGGAGGTATCCGTGCCGAACACCACCTGTTCAAGGCGCTCGAAGCCGGTGCCACGCGCGTCGTTCTGGGTAGTGTGGTGATCACCAGCCCCGAGTTCGCCGAGCGAGTGTTCCGCGAGTGGGGGGAGCGCGTGGTGCTGGGCGTAGATGTGCGCGACGACAAAGTAGCCATCCACGGCTGGCAGGAGCAAACAAAGGTGGACGCGCTGGAGCTGATACAGCGCATGGCAGAGCTGGGGGCACGTCGCGTTATCGTCACCGACATCTCACGCGACGGCACGTTACAGGGACCAAACCTGCAACTGCTGAAACGGCTTGTGCAAGAAGCAGGCATTCCGGTTATCGCATCCGGCGGCGTGTCTTCCCTCGACGACCTCTTGGCGCTGAAAGAAACAGGTGTAGAGGGAGTCATTATTGGAAAAGCATTGTACACTGGCAGCATTAACTTGCGGGACGCAATGGAAAAGGTGGGATGA
- the hisB gene encoding imidazoleglycerol-phosphate dehydratase has protein sequence MNIEERIAQVDRETAETSVHVSLHLDGTGKAEVETGIGFFDHMLSHLIRHALFDGVVQARGDLQVDAHHTVEDVGICIGQALQRALGDKRGIERYGHAIVPMDDALVMVAIDLSGRAYLHCDLRLPAVMLGQMPAELVQEFLRAFAFNVPMNLHVRQLAGENAHHIAEAAFKALGRALADAVRYRSRETGVPSTKGVL, from the coding sequence ACCGCTGAAACCAGTGTGCACGTCAGCTTGCATCTGGACGGCACGGGCAAGGCAGAGGTGGAAACCGGCATCGGCTTCTTCGACCACATGCTTAGCCACCTCATTCGGCACGCTCTGTTCGATGGCGTGGTTCAAGCACGGGGCGACCTGCAGGTGGATGCGCATCATACAGTAGAAGATGTGGGCATTTGCATAGGGCAGGCTTTGCAACGCGCTCTAGGCGATAAGCGTGGTATCGAGCGCTATGGACACGCCATCGTGCCAATGGACGATGCACTGGTGATGGTAGCGATAGACCTCTCAGGGCGGGCGTATTTGCACTGTGACCTGCGCCTGCCTGCGGTGATGCTGGGGCAGATGCCCGCAGAGCTGGTGCAGGAGTTCCTGCGTGCCTTCGCGTTCAACGTGCCCATGAACCTGCATGTGCGCCAGCTGGCGGGCGAGAACGCTCATCACATCGCCGAAGCGGCTTTCAAGGCTCTGGGGCGTGCTCTGGCGGACGCCGTACGCTATCGCTCGCGCGAAACGGGTGTTCCCAGCACGAAGGGAGTGCTATAG
- the arsC gene encoding arsenate reductase, translated as MRILFLCTGNSCRSQMAEGFARQLLKGWDIWSAGTRPAEQVNPLAVQVMAEKGIDISTHYPKMVNDIPRPVDFVVTLCGEAAEECPTFPGAKHTEHWGLPDPARATGTPEEVLQVFRTVRDEIESRMKGLAERLKAHG; from the coding sequence ATGAGGATTCTTTTCCTTTGTACTGGTAACTCGTGCCGCAGCCAGATGGCGGAAGGCTTCGCTCGCCAATTACTTAAGGGTTGGGACATCTGGAGCGCGGGCACACGCCCCGCCGAGCAGGTGAACCCTCTGGCAGTGCAGGTGATGGCGGAAAAGGGCATCGATATCTCCACCCATTACCCGAAGATGGTCAACGATATTCCCCGACCGGTAGATTTTGTGGTCACTCTGTGCGGCGAAGCGGCGGAGGAATGTCCCACCTTCCCCGGCGCGAAGCATACCGAACACTGGGGCTTGCCCGATCCTGCCCGCGCCACCGGCACTCCTGAAGAGGTGCTACAGGTCTTTCGCACCGTACGGGACGAGATTGAGAGCCGAATGAAAGGGCTGGCGGAGAGGCTAAAAGCGCATGGCTGA
- the hisH gene encoding imidazole glycerol phosphate synthase subunit HisH: protein MIAIVDYGMGNLRSVQKALQKLGFDAEITGDAERVRRADKLILPGVGAFGTAMQNLRHAGLDKAIREFIEAGKPFLGICLGLQLLFDFSEETWTAELERGLGILRGKVVRFPDGLTDGQGKPLKVPHIGWNALHFTRHDALFEGIEEGSHVYFVHSYFPMPEQNEVVTAVSEYGMTFCCAVQQENIRAVQFHPEKSSMVGLRILRNFAENT, encoded by the coding sequence ATGATTGCCATCGTGGACTACGGCATGGGCAACCTGCGCAGTGTGCAAAAAGCGCTGCAGAAGCTGGGTTTTGATGCCGAAATCACTGGCGATGCAGAGAGGGTGCGTCGGGCGGATAAACTCATCCTGCCGGGGGTAGGCGCGTTTGGCACGGCGATGCAGAACCTGCGTCACGCCGGGCTGGACAAAGCGATCCGTGAGTTCATCGAGGCGGGCAAACCGTTTCTGGGGATATGTCTCGGTCTGCAGTTGCTCTTTGACTTCAGCGAGGAGACCTGGACGGCGGAACTGGAACGTGGTCTGGGCATCCTGCGAGGCAAAGTGGTACGCTTCCCTGATGGTTTGACCGATGGGCAGGGTAAGCCTCTTAAAGTGCCCCACATCGGCTGGAACGCCCTGCACTTCACGCGCCATGACGCCCTCTTCGAGGGGATAGAGGAAGGTTCGCACGTCTATTTTGTGCACTCCTACTTTCCCATGCCTGAGCAGAACGAGGTGGTTACTGCCGTTTCGGAATACGGGATGACCTTCTGCTGTGCCGTACAACAGGAGAATATACGCGCGGTACAGTTTCACCCTGAGAAGAGCAGCATGGTGGGATTGCGCATCCTGCGCAATTTTGCGGAGAACACGTAA